The genomic window CCCTAGCATCCCGAGCGGCAACATTCCCATGGAAAAGGGCCGGCTCGAAGCCTTCAGCGACGGCGTCTTCGCCATCCTCATCACGATCACCGTGCTCGAGCTGAAGGCCCCAGATGGGGTGAGCCTCGCCGCGCTTGCTTCGGTTCTTCCGCTCTTTTTGAACTATCTGCTCAGCTACGTCTACCTCGGGATCTACTGGAACAATCACCACCATCTGCTCAAGGCTTGTGGAAGGATCAACGGAGCGATCATGTGGGCCAATCTCCATCTGCTATTCTGGCTTTCGCTCTTCCCCTTCGTCACCAGCTGGGCCGGAGACCACCATTCGGCGACGCTACCGACGGCCGTCTACGGGGTCATCCTGCTCGCGGCCGCGATCGCCTATTTCGTCCTCCAGCATCTGATCATCCACGAGCAGGGCTGCGATTCGCGGCTGGCCGCCGCGATCGGCCGGGATCAGAAGGGCAGGCTTTCGGTGATCCTCTATGCGTCGGCGATCGGCCTCTCGTTTCTTCAGGCGTCGATCGCGCAAGCGATCTACGCGCTGGTCGCCATGCTCTGGCTCGTTCCCGACCGCCGGCTGGCGCGCGCGCTGGAGCAGGGGTAAGCTGCCCCTCGCTATGACTCAATTGAATCTGGATACCCGGGAGCTGGCAGAGAGCTACGACCGGTTGAGCGATTCGCAATTCCTCTTTGGGAAGCTCTTGATCGAGCGGATGGGGGTGCGAGCGGGAGAACGGGTCCTGGATGTCGGCTGCGGCACGGGCCGTCTTGCGGAATACATCTCCCAGGTCGTCGGGCCCACCGGCACAGTCTTGGGCATCGATCCCCTGCCGCACCGGATCGAGATCGCCCTGCGCCGGGCCAAGCCGGGCCTCGCCTTTGCGCCGGGGGGAAGCGACGACCTCGGCCGCTTCGGGGATGGTGCTTGGGACCAGGTCTGTCTCAATAGCGTCTTCCACTGGATCGAAAGGAAGGCGGTAGCCTTGGAGGAGATCCACCGGATTCTCCGGCCGGGCGGAAAGCTCGGAATCGGCACGGGCGAAAAGGACCAGCCCAACCCTTTTCGGAAGATCGTCGAGGGAGCCATCATTTCGGTGATGGGCACGGTTCCGGAGGGGACTCGGCTCTCCCCCTTTCTGCTTTCGGCGGAAGAATGGCGCAATCTCGTTACGGCGGCAGGGTTTTCGGTGCGCCTTGTGGAGAGCCAGCTGTACACCGACTTTGTCGAGAAGGCCGAGGATCTGATCGATTTTCTGCGCTCGAGCAGCTTCGGCAATTTTCTCGCCGGGGTTCCCGAGGAGCATCAACCGGCAATCCTGGAGCAGATTCGAGAGGGGTTGGAGCGGCTGCGGACCGTCCGCGGGATCGAGCGGAAGTTCCAACGCCTGCTCGTCGTCGCCGAGCGGAAGGCGTGAGCGCCGCCTCCGGAGCCTACATTTTCGCTCAGAGCGAGGAGAAATCAATGCAAAGAGAGGTGCGTTCGCAGTGGATCGATCTGGAATCCGCCGCCGGAAGCCGGTTCTCGGGCTTCCTGGCCCAGCCCTCCGCTCCCGGATCCTATCCGGGAATCCTCGTCTTCATGGAGGCGTTCGGGGTCAACCGACATATTCGGAACGTCGCCGAGCGGCTCGCCCAGCAAGGCTATCGGGCACTCGCCCCGGATCTCTACCACCGGAGCGCCTCTCGCTGGGAGGGGAGCTATGAGGATTTCACGCAGGCGCTCACCCATCTTCGGCAGGTCACGATCGAGGGACTTTCGGCCGACGTGCAAGGCGGCTACCGGTGGCTGAGTACGGGCGGCTGCGGGGCGGCCGTGGGGGCGATTGGCTTCTGCTTCGGGGGCCGGGTGGCCTTCCTCGGCAGTACTGTGGCTCCGCTTCGCGCGGCCGCTTCCTTTTACGGCGGGGGGATCGCACCGGATCTCCTGGATCGAGCGAAGGAGGTGAAGGCCCCGCTTTTGCTCTTCTGGGGAGGACGCGACCAGCACGTGCCGCCGGAAAAGGCGCGGGCGACCGCCGACGCCCTTCGAGCTGCGGGCAAGGCGTTCATCGAGGTGAGCTTTTCGGAGGCGGGCCACGGCTTCTTTTGCGAGGAGCGGGGCAGCTATGACCCCGAAGCGGCGCGGATCTCCTGGCTGCTCGTCCAAGACTTTTTCGGCCACCACCTTCGGCCGAGCTAAAACGAAACCTGGATCATCGCCTGCATCCAGAAGGGCATCTGGAGGGCGGCATATTCGAGGTTGGCGGTGCGCGCGGGGGTAAAGCCGGGCGCTCCCGCAATCCAGTAGCGGTTGTCGGTGAAGTTGTAGAACCAGATCCGCGCCTCCCAGTGCCTGGCGGCGTAAAAGAGGCTCGCGTTCAAGGTATACCAGGCCGGCGCCCGGACGGCGTAGTCATAGGAGAGGAATTGGCCGCCCTGCTCGATCGCCCAAAAGGAGGCGCCGAAGCCCGAGTCGGTCTTGTAGGTGAGCATCAGGTTGCCATACTCCTTGGGAAAGCCGATGAAGGGATAGATGCCCGGGGCGAGGGAGACGATCTGGCTGACGGGCAGGCCGTACTGGGCGGCGACGTTTGCGGGGTAGGGGGTAAAGGTGGTCGGGCCGACGCCGTCGGTGTTCGTCCAGTTCTCATACCCTTGCATGTAGTTGAATCCGAAGTTCGCCCAAAAATGGCGGTCCGGCCGGTAGCTCCCCTGGAGTTGCACCCCTTGGACATCGGCGGAAACGGTCGGGGTTGTGCCCCCCGGAAGGACGAAGGCGGGAATGAATCCAGACTGGGCGTAGGCGGAAAGCCCGAGAAAGAGCGTATCGCGGAGGAGAGAGAGCTTGAGGCCCGTCTCGTAGAGGGTCTGGGTCTGGTGGTAGTAGGTGCTGGTGAACTCCGGGGCGAAGGAGCCGAAGATCGATTGGGCGGTCGTCTGCCCGAAGTAGTAGGTCGCATACCAGGAAAGCCAAGGGAAGATCCGGTAGGTGGGGCTGGCGGTGACCTGCGGCAGAAGGGCGCTTGTCGAGGTCGCGTCGTAGCTCGGGCCGATGAGCTGTGCCGGGGTGCCGGAGGGCGGTTGGGCGTTCACGAAGTAGGCATCGACACGGGCGCCGAGGAAGAGGCTCGCCTTTTCTCCGAAGTGGAGGATGTCCTGGACGAAGGGGGAGATCTCCCAGAAGTTGCATTGGGTCGAGGCGAAGTTGTCGACGTTGTAATACTCTCCCGGATAGCCCGGAATCGGAATGTCCGTAAGAAACGGATTGGCATAGGCGGGGCTGGTCGCGAGCGCATAGGGGACGATCGTGGAGGCGGAGGCGGGCGTAATCGGCTTGCTCATATCGGCCTGGTTGCTCGTCGGATGCCAGCTCCCCGAATACTCCTCGTCGCTCAGGAAGCGGAAGGCGAGGCCGCTATCGATGCTCTGCCAAAAGCTTTTGCTCTGCTTCTCCGGCTCCCAGCGGATTTCGAGCCGATCGGCGACATCGACCCCGTAGGGCAGGACGACCCAGGTCGGATCCGGGATCGGCTGGGCGGCATTCGCCTGGAAATACTCGAAGAGCGTGTTGTTGACGAGGGTGAGCTCGTCGCTCAGTCGGATCGTGGCGATCGCCTGGCTCACCGCGTAGAGCTGATGCGAGGAGTCGAGCGGGGTATTGAAGAGGTTGGCCCGGCCACTGATCGGGACTTGGGGTCCCCAGTCGATCGCATATCCGGAGCCCGGCGGCGGCGTCCCTTGACCCGGATGGAACTGGCCGAAGGGCTGTGCCGCGGTAGCCGGCGGGGTGTAATACCCGATCCAGGAGCCGCTCTGGTAGAGTCCGGAGTCGATGAGGGACTGAGTCGGTCGGGTGACGCCGGCGTACGGCAGAAAGGAGTTCTGATTGAACTCCCCATTCCAGTCGACGCGAACCTCCTCCGTGGGCTTCCAAGAAAGGGCGAGATAGGCGCACTCCCGATTCAGGTAGGAGCCATCATAGTAGTTGTAGGGCGCGTAGCCCTCCTGCCCGAAGTAGTCGAGCCGGTAGGCGAGCTTCTTTTCCTTGCCGATCGGGCCGCCGATGTCGATGTTCCACAGGTTGGTGTCATACATGCCCAAGGTGTAGTAGGCGTTCCCCCGGAAGCGGTCGAAGAAGGGCTGCTTGGTTACCTCGTCGACATATCCCCCAGCGAACTCCTGAGGCCCATAGACGATGCTCACCGGCCCCGTGAGGACATCGAGCGAATCGTCCGCGTTGAAGTTGAGCAGGGGGCCCCAGTTTCCGCCGCTGGAGAAGCCGACGAGCATCCCGTTCCGGAAGGCGGTCGCGGGAAGCCCGCGGACGACGGGCTCGCTCACGACGTTCCCGGTCGCTTGGGTCGGATTGACCGAGGGGCTGAAGGCGACCAGGTCGTTGACCTGCTGGGCCATCACCGTATCGAGCTCTTCCCGGGAGACGGGCAGGACATCGCGGGGGGTATCCAGGACCGACAAGTCGGGTCCGTAGACCGAGGTGACTTCCTGGGCGGGAGGAGTCGGCCGCTCCTCTTCGGCGGTCACAACGATCTCGGGAAGCTGAGGGGAAGCAGCGGCCGCCGGAGGTGCGCTCGGCTCCGCCTTGACGCTTGCAAGAGGGTCCGGCGGATCGGTCCTTTGGGATTCCTGGGCCCTCACAGAGGCCAGGAGGGCGAGGCAAGCGAAACAGGCGGCGGAGTACTTTCTAGCCCTCATTCCCGATCGACATGCCTGGGAAGGGTAGCTCACTGGCCCGCTTGGCCGCTAACGGGGGCTTGCCAATTTTTAGCGGGCGCTTGCCTTCTTTTCAGGTGATGGGAAGGGCCGCTTGTTGGTCGGCTCGCTTCCCGCTCCGCCACGAGCAGAAGGGTTTCGCCCGAAATCCGGATGTCGGAACCGGAGCGCGCCACCAGCCGTTCGATGATGCGGCGCTCGATCCGTTGCCGCTGCCCCGGCGAGACGCCCGAGAGAAACCTCCCCGCGCTGCTGGCCCGCCAAAAGTCGAGCAGCTCCGCGGGCGTCTTGGCTCGATCCTCCGACTCGACGACCTTCACCTTGAGAACCCGGAATCCATTCTGCCGGAGCATTTCCTTGAGCTGCGCGAGGCCGAGGGGTGCTGTGGCGAGGAAGAGCGCGGGGGGAAGCGTTCCCAGAACCTCCTTTGCCGATCGCTCGATGATCTCGTCGATCTCCGAAGGTCGGCTGGTATCCTCGAAGCTGATCCCAAGCTTGCCCCCGGGCTTGAGGATCCGGCGGATCTCTCGGAGGGCTTGCCGCCGGTCATCGATCCAGTGGAGGACGTAATTGAGATAAACGACATCGAATGAGCCGGAAGGGAAAGCGGGAAGATCGCGAGAGCCGGCAACGGCAAAGGCGAGTCCCCTCCTCGCCCTCCGCTCGGCAAGCGCGATTCGGTAGGGGGAGGGATCGATCCCCAGGACCTTTCCTTTGGGTCCAGCGATTCGGGAGGCCCAGGAGGCGATCTGTCCCGTACCGCATCCCAGGTCGAGGACCGAGCTTCCCGGGGAGATGCCGAGAAGGGAGAGGAGCTCCCTGCCGATCTCGTACTGAGCGGCGCTCTTCCGGTCGTACTCCTCGGCGAGGCGGGGGGAGTCGAAGAGCGCCGGCCTGCCGAACCCGATAGCGGTCGCGAGCAGGAGAAGGGAGAGGGAAATGGCTGGAGGAGAGTGGCACCATCGAAAGAGGAGATTCTCCGGATCGATCTTCCCCTGCGCACGCATCGATTCGCGATCAAGTCTCCTCTTGGGAACTTGCGCAAGAAGATCTTTGGGCTAGCTGGGAGACGTGCCGGAAAAGGCGGCAACTACCCTTCGATCTCCCAGGAGACGAAAACGGCCTTCCTCGCCGGGGAAGCGGAGGTACCGAAGGCCGCTTCTCTCTTTTTTCGCAACAAATCGCGGTTGCGGAAGTTTACTCTCAGGGTGAGAAGTGTCGCTCGGGCAGGAGGATCTTCCTTTCGAGGAATGGGTCTCCGCGGAGAAGGCGAGCGTCCTTCTGCGGCCCCCGATCCCCCGGGGTCAGCCGATCCTCCGCATCGCTCTGGATGGGCCTGGGCCGGCTGGAGAGTTGTCATTGCTGCTCTTCTGTCCGTCGTCTGTGCTCTCCCCCTGTATGGGCAGGAGGCAAAGCCGCTGGCCACGACCCCGCCAATCGCGGAAGCCTTTCCGCTGGTCCAGCAAGGTACGGAGGTCCATGCCGGCTGTCCCCTGGCGCTCAACGAATACGTGATTCTTTCGCCCCGGGAGGTTCTCCGCTGCTTTTACGTGAAAGCCCAGCGCCCAGCGGCAAGCGCGGAGAAAGGGGAATCCTCGGAGGGAGGCGCCCCTTCGGGCAGGCACCATGGAGGAGGGATGGGTGGCATGGGCGGGATGGGAGGAGGCGGGATGGGCATGGGGGGAGGCGGCATGAGGGGCAGGCATGGCGGAATGAGCGGCGGGGGAGGCGGAACTGAGGGAAGGGGTGGCCAAGAGGCGAACCGGAAGGCTCTTTGGACTTCGGTCGATGCATTTCGGGAGGCGCTCGCGGGCCTGGACGGATCCGACGTGCGGCTGGTCTTTGCCCCGCCTCCCGCGGCCCCCTCCGCCCAGACAGCCAAACCGGACGGGGCCGAACACCCCAAGACGGACTCCGCGCACGGACGAGTCCGAGACGAGCCCCTGGTTCTGCCATTGGGCCTGCTGCTGGGCGAGCTGGAAGCGGGACCGACCGTGCTCGCGGTCGAAGCCAGGAGCGCGGGAGCCGAAGCGGGTCTTCGCTCGGGGGACCGGATCGTCTCCCTCGACGGCCGGTCCTGCGCCAAGCGTCTGTCCGCCTTGTTGGATCTCTATCGCGAGGCAAAATCGCGGGGAGGTTCGTCGGTCTCCGTCGAGGCGGAGCGGGGAGAGGCGCGGCTTACGCTTGTCGTGCCTCTGCCGCCCCGGCTCGGGGGAAGCATCCTCGACGCACCCTAGCGCCTATGGGCGTCCGGGCGTCTGCGCGCGGGGCCGGGAGAAACGGGGGAGCCCCGCTTGCTCTTCAAATTCGCAGCGAATCGAATTATTTTTTGGTTGTCGGGGAATTTCGGGGGCGGCAACGGTCGCACGACTCGGGACGGGAGCGGTGCTTCGCGGAGCGTATCCCTGAAGAGTGGGAGTGGGCGGTGTGAGGACTCTTGCGCAAAGAGGAGCGGATCGCACGGATCTGCGGAGAGAGCGGGCGAGGGCGGTGTCTCGCAGAGGCGGGTTGTTCCGACTCTGCTCCAGCCTGCTGCTCTTTTCTCTTGGCGCTCTCGCCACGGGCTCCCTTTCCGCCGAGGAGGCGGATGGGCTCAGGACCACCCCGCCGCTCTCCGTCGCCTTTCCGCTCGTGCAACAGGGAAGAGAGGTTCGCCTGACGTATCCCATAGCGATCAACGAACGGACGGTCGTTCGTCCAGACGCCCGGCTCCATTGCCTTTATGCGAAGCCGAAGATAGGGAGGGCTTCGGGTGAAGAAGGGGAGCTGGAAAGGGCTTTGCGCAGAAGGGTCATGCCGCTCGACGGCTTGGGGCTCGGTAGCATGCGCATCGGCACGACCGTTGAGACGCTGCCGGGAACGAACCCGAATGGGAGCCAGGACGGCAATCTGCGCCATGGGGTCGATGGTACCACGGTCTGGACCTCCACGGACGCGTTTCGAAAGGCCCTGTCCGGCCTGGGCGGCTCCGATCTGCAACTGGTCTTTTCCCTGCCCGCGCCGATCGTCCAAGAGGTGGAACCGGCGGGGGAGGGGGAGGAGAAACCCGGCGCAAAGCCGCATTGGCGGCCAAGGCGGGTCTGGGATGAACCCTTGGTCCTTCCCCTCGGCCTGCTGCTGGCGCAGCGCAAAGGGGCCCCGACCGTGCTCGCGATCGAGGAAGGGAGCGAGGCCGAGCGAGCGGGCCTGCGCGTGAAGGACCGAATCGTCTCTCTGGACGGGAGGCGCTTTCCCAAGAGCCTCTCGGGCTTTCTCGCGCTCTATCGCCAGGAGAAAAGCCGTGGGCTCAAGGCGCTGCGGTTGGTCGTCGAGCGCGCCGGGCATCTCTCCCCGGTCTCCCTGACCGTGCCCCTTCCGCCCCGATCGGATGGGAGCATCGTTGACGCGCCGGGGGGGTAGGGCAAGGAGGGCATGATCGGGCCGCCAGACTGAATGGGAATCCTCAGCCGGAGCGGTTGGGGGTGCCGAGGAGATGAGTGCGCGGGGGAAGCATGAGGTCGTCGAAGCGTTGCGTAAACATCGCCGCCGCAAAAAAAGCGACCGCCCGTAAGGTGCTTTGCCCCGTATTGGCCAGGTCGTGGCGCACGTCGGTCGGGATGACGAATACGCTGCCGGGGCCAAGGGGATAGACGCCCGACTCCATGCGCAGCTCCCCGGAGCCCGAGAGGATGTATTGGGTCTCTTCGGTAGCATCCGTATGCCAGCCCAGCCGTCCCCCGGGCTCGATCTCGTACACGATCGTCGAGGACTGGGTGGCGCCGCGGCCGCCGCACGATGCGAACGCGCCGGCCCAACGCACAGAGGCATCGTTCTCGCCGCGAACGGCGATGCGTTCCAACTCCGCACTCTCGACGACAGGGTTCATGGAACTCTCCTTGGTTTCCCGGCAGGCCGGATTGGATCCGACACTAGCGGTTTCGCATGGCCGGAACAAGGGACCTACGTGTTTTTTTTGTTGCGTACGAAC from Methylacidimicrobium sp. B4 includes these protein-coding regions:
- a CDS encoding TMEM175 family protein translates to MEKGRLEAFSDGVFAILITITVLELKAPDGVSLAALASVLPLFLNYLLSYVYLGIYWNNHHHLLKACGRINGAIMWANLHLLFWLSLFPFVTSWAGDHHSATLPTAVYGVILLAAAIAYFVLQHLIIHEQGCDSRLAAAIGRDQKGRLSVILYASAIGLSFLQASIAQAIYALVAMLWLVPDRRLARALEQG
- a CDS encoding class I SAM-dependent methyltransferase; its protein translation is MTQLNLDTRELAESYDRLSDSQFLFGKLLIERMGVRAGERVLDVGCGTGRLAEYISQVVGPTGTVLGIDPLPHRIEIALRRAKPGLAFAPGGSDDLGRFGDGAWDQVCLNSVFHWIERKAVALEEIHRILRPGGKLGIGTGEKDQPNPFRKIVEGAIISVMGTVPEGTRLSPFLLSAEEWRNLVTAAGFSVRLVESQLYTDFVEKAEDLIDFLRSSSFGNFLAGVPEEHQPAILEQIREGLERLRTVRGIERKFQRLLVVAERKA
- a CDS encoding dienelactone hydrolase family protein — its product is MQREVRSQWIDLESAAGSRFSGFLAQPSAPGSYPGILVFMEAFGVNRHIRNVAERLAQQGYRALAPDLYHRSASRWEGSYEDFTQALTHLRQVTIEGLSADVQGGYRWLSTGGCGAAVGAIGFCFGGRVAFLGSTVAPLRAAASFYGGGIAPDLLDRAKEVKAPLLLFWGGRDQHVPPEKARATADALRAAGKAFIEVSFSEAGHGFFCEERGSYDPEAARISWLLVQDFFGHHLRPS
- a CDS encoding TonB-dependent siderophore receptor — its product is MRARKYSAACFACLALLASVRAQESQRTDPPDPLASVKAEPSAPPAAAASPQLPEIVVTAEEERPTPPAQEVTSVYGPDLSVLDTPRDVLPVSREELDTVMAQQVNDLVAFSPSVNPTQATGNVVSEPVVRGLPATAFRNGMLVGFSSGGNWGPLLNFNADDSLDVLTGPVSIVYGPQEFAGGYVDEVTKQPFFDRFRGNAYYTLGMYDTNLWNIDIGGPIGKEKKLAYRLDYFGQEGYAPYNYYDGSYLNRECAYLALSWKPTEEVRVDWNGEFNQNSFLPYAGVTRPTQSLIDSGLYQSGSWIGYYTPPATAAQPFGQFHPGQGTPPPGSGYAIDWGPQVPISGRANLFNTPLDSSHQLYAVSQAIATIRLSDELTLVNNTLFEYFQANAAQPIPDPTWVVLPYGVDVADRLEIRWEPEKQSKSFWQSIDSGLAFRFLSDEEYSGSWHPTSNQADMSKPITPASASTIVPYALATSPAYANPFLTDIPIPGYPGEYYNVDNFASTQCNFWEISPFVQDILHFGEKASLFLGARVDAYFVNAQPPSGTPAQLIGPSYDATSTSALLPQVTASPTYRIFPWLSWYATYYFGQTTAQSIFGSFAPEFTSTYYHQTQTLYETGLKLSLLRDTLFLGLSAYAQSGFIPAFVLPGGTTPTVSADVQGVQLQGSYRPDRHFWANFGFNYMQGYENWTNTDGVGPTTFTPYPANVAAQYGLPVSQIVSLAPGIYPFIGFPKEYGNLMLTYKTDSGFGASFWAIEQGGQFLSYDYAVRAPAWYTLNASLFYAARHWEARIWFYNFTDNRYWIAGAPGFTPARTANLEYAALQMPFWMQAMIQVSF
- a CDS encoding class I SAM-dependent methyltransferase: MRAQGKIDPENLLFRWCHSPPAISLSLLLLATAIGFGRPALFDSPRLAEEYDRKSAAQYEIGRELLSLLGISPGSSVLDLGCGTGQIASWASRIAGPKGKVLGIDPSPYRIALAERRARRGLAFAVAGSRDLPAFPSGSFDVVYLNYVLHWIDDRRQALREIRRILKPGGKLGISFEDTSRPSEIDEIIERSAKEVLGTLPPALFLATAPLGLAQLKEMLRQNGFRVLKVKVVESEDRAKTPAELLDFWRASSAGRFLSGVSPGQRQRIERRIIERLVARSGSDIRISGETLLLVAEREASRPTSGPSHHLKRRQAPAKNWQAPVSGQAGQ
- a CDS encoding PDZ domain-containing protein; amino-acid sequence: MGLRGEGERPSAAPDPPGSADPPHRSGWAWAGWRVVIAALLSVVCALPLYGQEAKPLATTPPIAEAFPLVQQGTEVHAGCPLALNEYVILSPREVLRCFYVKAQRPAASAEKGESSEGGAPSGRHHGGGMGGMGGMGGGGMGMGGGGMRGRHGGMSGGGGGTEGRGGQEANRKALWTSVDAFREALAGLDGSDVRLVFAPPPAAPSAQTAKPDGAEHPKTDSAHGRVRDEPLVLPLGLLLGELEAGPTVLAVEARSAGAEAGLRSGDRIVSLDGRSCAKRLSALLDLYREAKSRGGSSVSVEAERGEARLTLVVPLPPRLGGSILDAP
- a CDS encoding cupin domain-containing protein yields the protein MNPVVESAELERIAVRGENDASVRWAGAFASCGGRGATQSSTIVYEIEPGGRLGWHTDATEETQYILSGSGELRMESGVYPLGPGSVFVIPTDVRHDLANTGQSTLRAVAFFAAAMFTQRFDDLMLPPRTHLLGTPNRSG